CGCCAGCCTGAAGCTCGTGGGTGAACCGCACTTGATCTTCAAAGGTACCGACCTTGGCTTCACCGAAGGTCCCCATATCTACAAGCGCGGCGGATGGTATCATTTGCTGGTGGCGGAGGGCGGCACGGGATGGGATCATGCCGTCGTCATGGCCCGGTCACGCAACCTGCTTGGACCATATGAAGTCCATCCCGATGGCGCGGTCCTGACCTCGGCAGGCTGCCGGGATGGAAATCTCGCCCGTGCAGGACATGGCGACCTTGTCGAACTGGCGGACGGGACGCCATGGATGGCGTATCTCTGCGGCCGGCCATTGCCAGGGCGGGAACGCTGCATCATGGGACGGGAAACAGCGATCCAGCCGATGCAATGGGGGGAAGACGAATGGCTGCGTACCCGGCACGGTGACGCGCGCCCCGATCCGACCCCGCCAACGCCTGAACTTCCCGCTGCCCCGTGGCCGAAACAGGAGTGGGACGGACGCTTCGACACCCCGATCCTTCCTCAAGAGTTCCAATGGTTGCGAAGCCCCTTTCCCGATCGCCTGTTCAGCCTTTCGGCCCGTCCCGGCTTCCTGCGTCTTTACGGACGGGAGACGGTCGGCAGCCTGTTCGAACAAGCGCTCGTGGCGCGCCGCCAGGAGCATTTTCGCTTCACCGCAACGACCTGCCTCAGCTTCGCGCCGCACAGCTTTCAGCAAGCCGCCGGGCTTATCCTCTATTATAACAGCACCAAATTCTATTATCTGTGCGTCAGCGCGGAGGAGGATGCCCGCCAACTTCAACTCATGTGCGCATCCCCGGAACTGGAAGAAGGCATCACCCTGCAAGTCGTCGTCGCCGCCTTGCCGGATGGCGCAATCGAGTTGCAGGCGGAAGTAGAGGGAGACAGACTGCGCTTTGCCTGGCGATTGCAAGGATCGACGCCTTGGAACCAGTTACCCCAAATTCTCGACATCAGCATTTTGTCGGATGAAGTGACTTTTCCAGGCCTTCCAAACTTTACCGGCACATTTGTCGGCATGGCGTGCCAGGATCTTTCAGGCTCGGCAGTCCCTGCGGACTTTTCCCGGTTCGACTATCGGGGCGAGGACGGCTTTACCGCACCGGTCGATTGACGTTCCACGATCGCATGGCTGAGGATGCTTTCGCGCGGGACACGCGACTTGCCGTCTTTCGCCGCGATTTCGGCGATCAGCAGGCCCAGCGCCTCGGCAGCCAGTTCCCGTACCGGCTGACGCACGGTCGTGAGCGGCGGCCAAAGCGTAACGGCCGCCGTCGTGTCGTCGAACCCCGCGACAGTCAGTTCAGCGGGCACATCGAGATGGCGGCGATGGGCAACAGACACCACCGCAGCGGCCATGTCGTCATTGCTGGCGAATATGGCGGTCGGGGGTTCGGGCATGGTTAAAAGCTGCTCAGCGGCAGTCAGTCCCGACGCATAGGTGAAATCTCCCTGCACCACCTGCACATTCACGCCGCCGGTTTCGCGAACCGCCGCGTAAAATCCCGCCATGCGTTCCGCGCTTGCCGCCTGGTCGGGATTCCCCAGGATGAAACCCAGTTGCCGGTGCCCAAGGTCCAACAGCAGTCGCGTCATCTGATAGGAGGCGGCACGATCATCAATCCGTACACAAATGGTCTCGGGCGATTGATAGGCGCCCACCGCCGCCACGGCGCATTCCGCGTTGCGCAGCACGCGCAGAACCTCTGGCGCTTCCCCCAGGGGCGGCGCAAGCAGCACGCCGCTCAAACCCGTCGCAACCAGATCCTCCAACGCCTTTGTCGCCGGAGGTCGCCCGCCCTCACCCTTCAGCAAGATCAGGCGTGCGCCGCGCGACGATGCTTCCTCAAACACGCCTGTCATGAACTCGCTCATGAAGGCGGCGCTGGCGTTCGAATAGATCACACCGATCCGAAGCTCGGTGGAGGTGACGAGGTTTCGCGCAGCGACATTGGGGGTGTAAGCCAGCGCCTTGATGGCTTCGTCCACTACGACGCGGGTTTCGTCGCTGACACCCGGCCGTCCGTTGATGACGCGCGAAACGGTCATCGACGACACACCGGCCCGCCTTGCAACATCCACGATGGTCGCACCGCGCGCGGATCGCTCCGATCTGGCCATCTTTTCACCTGCTTTCAGAAATGTAAATTATCGACCTAAGCTATCGATCAAACTCGGCAAAGGGAGAAATGAGGCGCGTATGGAAGCGCAGCCCAATCCTTGTTTCGGGTCTCGATTATCAGCCGACAGCAGCAGGTGGCAATACAGGGTCGTTTCGCCTCGACATCAATCAATGTTAGCGTTATCAAGTCGACAGTCGCAAAGGATAGGCGGCAGGATCAAGGAGAGAAAGCAATGCAGCACCGGATTTCGACCTTTCGGGTTCTAACCCCTGTGATGCTGTACGCATCGTTGTTCGGTTTCAGCGCCGCGTTTGCCCAGTCCGCCCCTGCCCGCTTCGATCGCTTCACTTATCAGGGGCAGGCCACTGAGCAGGTCGCAATCAAGCCCGGCGAATATCGCAACCCGATCCTGTCCGGCTATTATCCTGATCCGTCGATGACGCGCGTCGGCGACGATTATTATCTCGTCAACTCCTCCTTCGCCCATTTCCCCGGCCTGCCGATCTTCAAATCGAAGGATCTCGTCAACTGGACGCAGATCGGAAACGCGATCGACCGGCCCGAACAACTGGACTTCGACGGCCGCCGCATCTCCCAGGCCGTGTTCGCGCCCGACATCAGTTTCCACGACGGCACATTCTACATCGTCAACACTTGCGTCGAGTGTAAAGGCAATTTCGTCATCACGGCGAAGGACCCCGCCGGTCCCTGGTCCAATCCCATCTGGCTGCCCTTTGAGGGCATCGATCCTGCCATCTACTGGGAAGGTGACAAGGCCTATATCGTCAATAATCGCGCACCCGACGAACCGCCCCGTTACAGCGGCCACCGCGCCATCTGGATCCAGGAATATGACTGGCGCGCGGGCAAGATGGTTGGCGAAAGCACGCAGATCGTCAATGGCGGCGTCGACATCTCCAAAAAGCCGGTCTGGATCGAAGGACCGCATATCTTCCGCAAGGATGGCTATTATTATCTGACCGCAGCCGAAGGCGGCACCAGCGTCAACCATTCGCAGGTGGTGCTGCGCGCGAAGGAACTGCGTGGCCCCTATATCCCGTTCGAAGGCAACCCGATCCTCACCCAGCGCGATCTCGACCCCGCTCGTCCGAACCCGATCGGATCAGCGGGCCATGCGACACTGGTGGAGACGCAGACGGGCGACTGGTGGGCGAGCTTCCTCGCCGTCCGTCCCTATACAGACGACTTCTACAATATCGGGCGGGAAACCTTCCTGCTGCCGGTGACATGGAAGGACGGCTGGCCGATGATCCTGCCCAAGGGGCAGACGATCCCCTATGTCGCCAAAGCGCCGCGCCTGCCCGCCGGCCCCAAACCTGCCCTGCCGACCAGCGGCGACTTCGCCTATACGGACGAGTTCGACGGCAAGAGTCTGTCGATGCAGTGGATCGGCATCCGCACCCCGCGCCAGCCCTTCTACCGCCTCTCGGGCGGGGCGCTGGAACTGGGAAGCGGTGCGCCCCTCGGCTATCTCGACGGCGTTCCCGCCTTTGTCGGCCGCCGACAACAACATGCCAACGCCACCTTCTCCACCACCCTGCGCTACACTCCGGTCAAGGATGGCGACCGCGCCGGCCTTGCCGCCGTGCAGAGCGACCGCAGCAACCTCTTCTTCGGCCTGACACGCATCGCGGGTAAGTCGATGGTGGCCCTTTACACGCGCGATACTGCCGACGCCGACACCCTTGTCGCCTCCGCGCCCGTCACGACGATCGGCCCCGTGACGCTGACCATCCGCGCCAAAGGCGGGACCATGGCCTTCGACTATAGCGTGGGCGGAACAGTGCGCACTCTCAAGGCCGATCTGGACGTCACGCTGCTCAGCACGAAGAAAGCGGATGGCTTCGTCGGCACCGTGGTCGGCCCCTATCACTACACGCCAGGCACGTAAGGAGCTGGCATGGCAGTGATGCGTACAAAGATGTTCAGCCTCGCCCTCGCAACCGGCCTGATCGCTGGCGCCCTCCCGGCGCAGGTCTGGCGTGCCGATCAGGGCGACGGCACCTATCGCAATCCCGTGCTGTTCGCCGACTATCCCGATCCCGACATCATCCGCGTTGGAGGCGATTTCTATTTCGTCAGCACGACTTTCGCCAATTCACCGGGCGTCACCGTCCTCCATTCGAAGGATCTGGTGAATTGGCGGATCGTCAGTCATGTGGTCGATCGTCTCGACGGCGACCCGCGCTACGATCTCAAAAATGGCGGCGATTATCGCCACGGCTTCTATGCCGCCAGCCTGCGCCGCCATAACGGCCTCTTCTACCTTGCCGTAACCCCGGTAGGGCATAAGACCCGTATCTATCGCTCCGCCCGGATCGACGGTCCCTGGACCTATAAGGAACTGGACCGCGAAGCCTTCGATCCCGCACTGTTCATCGACGCGGATGGCACCGCCTATCTCGGCACCTCGATCGGCACGGACGGCACGGTCACGCTGCTGACGCTCGACAAGGATTTGAGCGCCGTCACCGCCGCCCGGCAAACCTATTATAACAAGGGCGCGGAAGGATCGAAGATCGTCCGGCACAACGGCTGGTATTATTTCTTCAACGCCATCCCCTCCAAACTGGCGATGACGGTATCCCGCTCGCGCAGCCTGTGGGGACCGTGGGAAACCAAGGCTTCGATCGACGACAAGACCGGCGGTCATCAGGGCGCGATCGTCGATCTGCCCGATGGAAGCTGGTACGGCTTCGTCATGGTCGACGCGGGCGCGATAGGCCGCATGACCAATATCAGCCCGATCCATTGGAAGGATGAATGGCCCTTCTGGGGGACGCCGCAAGCCCCCGATCGCGTGCCCGACCGATCGCCCAAGCCGATCCAGGGCTATCCCTTCGCCGAACCGCCCTCCTCGGACGATTTCTCCTCGCCCAGGCTCGGCCTGCAATGGCAATGGAACCATAATCCCGACGATAGCCGCTGGTCATTGACACAGCGCCCCGGCTTCCTGCGTCTGCACGCCACCCAGGCAGACGGCATTTGGACCGCGCGCAACACGCTGACGCAAAAGGCGCAAGGGCCGCGCGCTCGCGCGGTCGTGAAGCTCGATACCGCCGGTATCAAGCCTGGCGACATCTGCGGCTTCGGCAGCTTCGGCAAATATAGTGCGCAACTTTCGGTCGTTGGCGGAGCACAGGGCACCCTCACGCTTCGGATGCAGCTCACGGAGTCCACCACGGACGGCCCGCTTACACAGGTTCGCGTCCCGGCTCAACCGATTGCCGGCCGCACGCTCTGGCTGCGCACCGACATGGATTTCGACGCGAAGGAAGGCCGCGTCGCCTACAGCCTCGACAATCGCCGCTGGACCGAATTGGGCGGCGCCTTCCCGCTCGCCTTCGACTGGCGCACCGGCACCTTCCAGGGCCAGCAGCTCGCCATTTCCTGCTACAATTTGACGGCTGACGGCGGCTATCTCGATGTCGACAGCTTCACGCTCTCCCCTCTTTCGAATGGAACCCGACCATGAGCGTTACTCGCCGCGAAGCCGCCGTCAGCCTTGCTGCAAGCACCCTTGCGCTCACCGCCACGCCCGGCCGCGCGGCGAACGGTGCGTCGCCTTCGGCCCAACCACTCGCCCTCTGGTATCGCCAGCCTGCCGTCGAATGGACCGAAGCGCTTCCCATCGGTAATGGCCGCCTCGGTGCGATGGTCTTCGGTGGAACCGCACAGGAGCGGCTGCAACTCAACGAAAGCACGCTCTGGGCAGGCCAGCCCTATGATCCCGTCAACCCGCAGGCCAGGGAGATGCTGCCCAAGGTCCGCGCCCTGATCTTCGAGGGGAAGATCGAGGAGGCAGAGGCGCTCGCCAGCCAGACGCTGATGGCCAAGCCCCTGACGCAGATGCCCTATCAAACGCTGGGCGACCTGACACTCGACTTTCCCACCCTCGGCGCGACGGACGGCTACCGGCGCGAGCTTGACCACGACAGCGCGATGGCGACCACCCGCTTTACTGCGGGCGGCGTCAGCCATGTGCGGCAGGTCGTTGCATCGCCCGCCGATCAGGTCATCGCAGTACGCCTCTCTGCTACCGGTGCGGGCAAACTCGACGTCGATATCGGTCTGCGCTCCCCCCAGCAGGAGGTGAAAGTCGTGGCGGATGGTCCGTCCGGCTTGCTGATGACCGGCCGCAACGGCGCGTCCAAGGGCATAGAAGGCAATTTGCGCTTCGCCGCGCGCCTGCTGACGCAGGTCGAGGGTGGACGCATCACTTATGCGGCCGACGGACGGCTCAGCATCCGCGGCGCGAAGGCGGTGACGTTGTTCATCGCCATGGCGACCAGCTACAAGCATTTCGACGATGTGAGCGGCGATCCACTCGCCGCCACCGCGACGGCGATCTCCAGGGCACGGTCCCGCCCCTTCGCCCGCATCGCTGCCGACACCGCCGCAGCGCACCAACGGCTGTTCCGCCGTGTCGCCATCGACCTCGGCACGACACCCGCCGCAGCGCAGCCCACGGACGAACGCATCGTCGCCTCCCAGACCAGCGACGACCCCGCGCTCGCCGCCCTCTATTTCCAATATGGCCGCTATCTGCTGATTTCGTCGTCGCGGCCGGGCGGCCAGCCCGCCACGCTTCAGGGCCTGTGGAACGACAGCCTGAACCCGCCCTGGGGCTCCAAATATACGATCAACATCAATACCGAGATGAACTACTGGCCCGCCGAGCCGACCGCCCTTGGCGAATGCGTGACGCCGCTGGTCGACATGATGCGCGAGATTGCCATCACCGGCGCGCGCACGGCCCGGACCATGTATGGCGCGCGCGGCTGGGTCGCGCATCATAATGTCGACCTGTGGCGCGCCAGCGCGCCGATCGACGGCGCACAATATGGCCTGTGGCCCACCGGCGGCGCATGGCTCTGCACCCATTTGTGGGATCATTATGAGTATAATCGCGATCGCGCCTATCTCGCTTCAGTCTACCCACTGATGGCAGGCGCAGCACGTTTCTTCCTCGACACGCTGCAAAAAGACCCGACGACCGGCTTCCTCGTCACCAACCCGTCGATGAGTCCGGAAAATCCCCACGGTCATGGCGGCACCCTTTGCGCCGGGCCGACGATGGACATGGCCATCCTGCGCGACCTGTTCACCCAGACCATGGAGGCGGCCGCCATCCTGGGCACCGATGCAAGCCTTTCCGCCGAAATGCGCGCCGCCCGCGACAAGCTCGCTCCCTATAAGGTCGGCCGGCAGGGCCAGCTACAGGAGTGGCAACGGGATTGGGACGCCGACGCACCCGAACAGCACCACCGCCACGTCTCTCACCTCTACGGCCTTCACCCGTCGCGTCAGATCACGCTGGACGGCACGCCCGATCTCGCCGCCGCCGCGCGCCGCACGCTGGACATCCGCGGCGACCGTGCGACCGGCTGGGCTACGGCCTGGCGCATCAACCTGTGGGCGCGGCTGCGGGAGGGCGACCATGCGCATGAAATCCTTCGCTTCCTGCTCGGCCCGGAGCGCACCTATCCGAATATGTTCGACGCCCATCCCCCCTTCCAGATCGACGGCAATTTCGGCGGCGCGGCGGGTATCGTCGAAATGCTGATGGACAGTCATGGCGACGTCATCGACCTGTTGCCGGCCCTGCCGCGCGCCTGGCCGACCGGCCATATCCTGGGCCTGCGCGCTCGTGGCCGCTGCGCCGTTGACATCAAATGGCGCAACGGCAACCTGGATCAGGCGATGCTGCACCCCGAGCGCGATGAGCGCAGGATCATTCGCCTCGGCAAACGAAGCCGCACCTTGCCTCTGAAGGCCGGCACCCCAGTCACACTCACGTCGAGAGATTTTGCATGACCCTGCGCCGCTTCCTCCTGCCCCTTGCCATATTGTGCGCCGGGACGTCGCTGTCGGCTCAAACTCCCAATCCGTTGGCGCCTTCCGGCCACTGGACCGCTTATCAGGGCGGCAGCGCCACGCTTCCGCCCATGGGCTGGAATAGCTGGAACGCCTTCTTCACCGAAATCGACGAGGAAAAACTGCTCGGCTCCGCCCAGCGCATCATCGACACCGGCCTCGCTAAGAAAGGCTATCGCTATATCAACATCGACGATGGCTGGTGGCTGAAACGCCGTGCCAGCGACGACCGGCTGATGATCCGCGCGGACAAATTCCCGTCCTCCCTGACGGTCAAAGGCGATCCCTCCTTCCGCCCGCTTACCGACAAGCTGCACAGCATGGGTTTCAAGGCAGGCATCTATTCCGACCTTGGCCGCAACAGTTGCTCGCAGGCCTATTCCACCGGCCCGGCGCAATTGCCCGAAGGCACGGTGGCGGAACGTGAGGTCGGCCTTTACGGCCATAGCGACCAGGACATTCGCCTTTTCTTCGCCGACTGGGGCTTTGACGCGATCAAGGTCGACGGATGCGGCATCCGCGCCTTCACGCCCGACTTTGAACGGGTCCGCGATGGTCAATATCGCCCGCTCACCCCCCTGATCGATCAGGCATCCATCACCCGGTCAAATATTCCCGCCGTCAAGGCGCTCTTTGCCGACATCAACCAGTCCCTCGCCCGCCACAATCCGGATGGCGACTATATGCTCTCGCTCTGCATCTGGGGCAGCGCCAATGTCCGCTCCTGGGGGAAGGATGTCGGGAATATCTCGCGCACGAGCGACGACATCTCGCCCAACTGGAACCGGATGCTCACCAACTATGACAGCGCCGTCCGCCGTGCGCTCTACGCCCATCCCGGCTCCTGGAATGATCCCGACATGCTGTTCATCGGCGCGGGCGATTTCGACGCACGGCACCTGACCGAAGCCCGTTCGCACTTCGCCCTCTGGGCGATGATGAACGCTCCGCTGCTGATCGGTGCGGACTTGCGCAAGACGCCTCAACCGCTGATCGACATCTTCGGCAACGCAAGTCTCATCGCAATCAATCAAGACCCGGCCGGCAACCAGGCCGTGCTCGCCTTCGACAGCAACGAACTCCAGATACTGGTCAAGACGCTGGCCAATGGCGACAAGGCCGTTGCGCTCTTCAACCGGGGCATGGCGCCGGTAGATGCGGTGCTGACATCAGACCATCTAAAGTTCCGCGCCAACCACGCCATTGCCCTATCCGACCTCTGGACCGGAGCGAAGAGCGACTTCACCAGGGAAACAACCCTGCGGGTGGAGCCGCGCCAGACGTTGATATTCCGCGCTTCGGGTGAGCGAGCGCTGGCCGACGGCCTCTATCTCTCGGAACAGCCCGGCAACGTCAATCCAGCCGTCGACGGCGTCGTCGAGCCCCAACCCGATCCCACAATCTACCGCTCCATTCCTGGTTGGCGCAGCACGCGCGGCATCGGCGAACGTCCGATGTACGCCGGTTGGGGCGGCGCCATGGCCGACGCGACGCCCTATGACCAACCCCTCTTCATCGGTGGCAAGGCTTTCGCCTCCGGCATCGGCGTCCTCGCCAATTCGCGTCTGGAAGTGCGGAACAAAGGTTTCGCGCGCTTCACCGCCAGCGTCGGTGTGGACGACAGTGCGCTCGACGGCAGTCAGCAAGTCCGCTTCTTCCTCTATGGCGATGGCAAGCCTCTCGCCAGCACGATGTCCTTGCGCCGTGGAGACGCACCGCAATCCTTGGCGGCCGATGTGAAAGGCATCGCCCTCATCGAACTGGTCGCACGCGCCGATGGCGCGCAGGGCAATGCGGTCCCGGTCACATGGGGCGACGCGGCGCTGCGTCGCTGACGTCTTGTGGCGCGGCAAGAAGGAATGCGTGGAACATTCCGACCTGCCGCTTTCGTCCACAGTTCGGCACGTCGCCCCTCTCCGGACCCAGACGACCATGACAGGGAGACGCGCCGATCCACGCGCCTCCTTCCGAAACAGGTCAGCGACCGCCTTGTGCGCCGTCGATCGGATATTCGAAAATGGATGTCGACATAGGCGGCACGGTCAACCGACCGTTCATGGCCGGAGCCGCAGCCTCGGTTATGGTGACACCGGGCTTGGCTCCAACCTTGTTCGCAGCGCTCAGCGATTTGGCGGTGATACGCCAGACCTTCCCCTGACCACGCGTACGCACATGTGGCATGTCGATCGCCACGCTCTGCGACTTGAAGGTCGCGTTGACGACGCCGATCCGCAAGTACCGACCGTCCGGACTCAACCCTGCGATCATATCCAATGGCCAGGTCGCGCTGCCCGCCTTCACCTGTGGGTGAGCAGACCCGACGACATGTTTGGGATCGGGCTGCCGCACATTGCCTTCCAGCCCCACCGGTACGGTGCCTGCTCCAAAATGCTCACCATAGAGTTTGAAGACCAGTCCGGTCGTGTTCATCACCGCATCGGTCGCGCTTATGTCCATGGTAGACGTCCCGGTGGTGAAGGCCGCCATCGTCAGGAAATCGGTATGCCGCAGCATTTCCTGGATCACCATGGAATAGGCGAGCGCCGATTTCAGCGTCGCGCCGTCCTTCGCCATATAGGCATATTCGTCCATCGACAGGAAAATGCCCTTGCCGCCATTGGCTTCCCTGATGGCCGGAAAGCGTTGCCGGTAGATGTTCCACTCCTCCGCCTTCATGCGCACATTGTTGGAAGGCGAGCGCGCGAATTCGATCAATTCCTCGTCTGCCGGCGCGTTCGGGCGTTCCTCGCCCCGATCATAATAATGTTCGGTGATGCCGTCGAACGTTCCCATCGCTTTGGCGAAGAAGCCGCCGGTCCAATCCTCCTCGGTTCCAAACTTATGTTGGATGCTCCCCAGCGATGGGTTTTCCTTGACGTCCCGGGGATGCAACTGGTCCGGCATCGCCCCCGACGCGATCAGCGTGATGCCCGGATCCTTCGCCCGCATCGCAACCGCGAAATTCTTGTGCTTCATGAGATAATAGTCGAGCGATGTCTTGCCGATCTGCCACCAGCCATAGGGCTCGTTGCCGATATTCCACCATTTGACGCCATAGGGCGCC
This genomic stretch from Sphingobium sp. BYY-5 harbors:
- a CDS encoding glycoside hydrolase family 43 protein; protein product: MNIISNPILRGFNPDPSIVRVDDDFYIATSTFEWYPGVQIHHSRDLKHWRLAARPLARSSQLDMRGDPDSCGVWAPDLSYVDGRFWLIFTDVKRYGATTVNGAKGLSLRDFPNYLVTCDRIDGHWSDAVHLNSSGFDPALFHDDDGRSWMLNMLWDHRPDRGRFAGIQIQELDRASLKLVGEPHLIFKGTDLGFTEGPHIYKRGGWYHLLVAEGGTGWDHAVVMARSRNLLGPYEVHPDGAVLTSAGCRDGNLARAGHGDLVELADGTPWMAYLCGRPLPGRERCIMGRETAIQPMQWGEDEWLRTRHGDARPDPTPPTPELPAAPWPKQEWDGRFDTPILPQEFQWLRSPFPDRLFSLSARPGFLRLYGRETVGSLFEQALVARRQEHFRFTATTCLSFAPHSFQQAAGLILYYNSTKFYYLCVSAEEDARQLQLMCASPELEEGITLQVVVAALPDGAIELQAEVEGDRLRFAWRLQGSTPWNQLPQILDISILSDEVTFPGLPNFTGTFVGMACQDLSGSAVPADFSRFDYRGEDGFTAPVD
- a CDS encoding LacI family DNA-binding transcriptional regulator, with protein sequence MARSERSARGATIVDVARRAGVSSMTVSRVINGRPGVSDETRVVVDEAIKALAYTPNVAARNLVTSTELRIGVIYSNASAAFMSEFMTGVFEEASSRGARLILLKGEGGRPPATKALEDLVATGLSGVLLAPPLGEAPEVLRVLRNAECAVAAVGAYQSPETICVRIDDRAASYQMTRLLLDLGHRQLGFILGNPDQAASAERMAGFYAAVRETGGVNVQVVQGDFTYASGLTAAEQLLTMPEPPTAIFASNDDMAAAVVSVAHRRHLDVPAELTVAGFDDTTAAVTLWPPLTTVRQPVRELAAEALGLLIAEIAAKDGKSRVPRESILSHAIVERQSTGAVKPSSPR
- a CDS encoding glycoside hydrolase family 43 protein, whose amino-acid sequence is MLYASLFGFSAAFAQSAPARFDRFTYQGQATEQVAIKPGEYRNPILSGYYPDPSMTRVGDDYYLVNSSFAHFPGLPIFKSKDLVNWTQIGNAIDRPEQLDFDGRRISQAVFAPDISFHDGTFYIVNTCVECKGNFVITAKDPAGPWSNPIWLPFEGIDPAIYWEGDKAYIVNNRAPDEPPRYSGHRAIWIQEYDWRAGKMVGESTQIVNGGVDISKKPVWIEGPHIFRKDGYYYLTAAEGGTSVNHSQVVLRAKELRGPYIPFEGNPILTQRDLDPARPNPIGSAGHATLVETQTGDWWASFLAVRPYTDDFYNIGRETFLLPVTWKDGWPMILPKGQTIPYVAKAPRLPAGPKPALPTSGDFAYTDEFDGKSLSMQWIGIRTPRQPFYRLSGGALELGSGAPLGYLDGVPAFVGRRQQHANATFSTTLRYTPVKDGDRAGLAAVQSDRSNLFFGLTRIAGKSMVALYTRDTADADTLVASAPVTTIGPVTLTIRAKGGTMAFDYSVGGTVRTLKADLDVTLLSTKKADGFVGTVVGPYHYTPGT
- a CDS encoding glycoside hydrolase 43 family protein, giving the protein MAVMRTKMFSLALATGLIAGALPAQVWRADQGDGTYRNPVLFADYPDPDIIRVGGDFYFVSTTFANSPGVTVLHSKDLVNWRIVSHVVDRLDGDPRYDLKNGGDYRHGFYAASLRRHNGLFYLAVTPVGHKTRIYRSARIDGPWTYKELDREAFDPALFIDADGTAYLGTSIGTDGTVTLLTLDKDLSAVTAARQTYYNKGAEGSKIVRHNGWYYFFNAIPSKLAMTVSRSRSLWGPWETKASIDDKTGGHQGAIVDLPDGSWYGFVMVDAGAIGRMTNISPIHWKDEWPFWGTPQAPDRVPDRSPKPIQGYPFAEPPSSDDFSSPRLGLQWQWNHNPDDSRWSLTQRPGFLRLHATQADGIWTARNTLTQKAQGPRARAVVKLDTAGIKPGDICGFGSFGKYSAQLSVVGGAQGTLTLRMQLTESTTDGPLTQVRVPAQPIAGRTLWLRTDMDFDAKEGRVAYSLDNRRWTELGGAFPLAFDWRTGTFQGQQLAISCYNLTADGGYLDVDSFTLSPLSNGTRP
- a CDS encoding glycoside hydrolase family 95 protein — its product is MSVTRREAAVSLAASTLALTATPGRAANGASPSAQPLALWYRQPAVEWTEALPIGNGRLGAMVFGGTAQERLQLNESTLWAGQPYDPVNPQAREMLPKVRALIFEGKIEEAEALASQTLMAKPLTQMPYQTLGDLTLDFPTLGATDGYRRELDHDSAMATTRFTAGGVSHVRQVVASPADQVIAVRLSATGAGKLDVDIGLRSPQQEVKVVADGPSGLLMTGRNGASKGIEGNLRFAARLLTQVEGGRITYAADGRLSIRGAKAVTLFIAMATSYKHFDDVSGDPLAATATAISRARSRPFARIAADTAAAHQRLFRRVAIDLGTTPAAAQPTDERIVASQTSDDPALAALYFQYGRYLLISSSRPGGQPATLQGLWNDSLNPPWGSKYTININTEMNYWPAEPTALGECVTPLVDMMREIAITGARTARTMYGARGWVAHHNVDLWRASAPIDGAQYGLWPTGGAWLCTHLWDHYEYNRDRAYLASVYPLMAGAARFFLDTLQKDPTTGFLVTNPSMSPENPHGHGGTLCAGPTMDMAILRDLFTQTMEAAAILGTDASLSAEMRAARDKLAPYKVGRQGQLQEWQRDWDADAPEQHHRHVSHLYGLHPSRQITLDGTPDLAAAARRTLDIRGDRATGWATAWRINLWARLREGDHAHEILRFLLGPERTYPNMFDAHPPFQIDGNFGGAAGIVEMLMDSHGDVIDLLPALPRAWPTGHILGLRARGRCAVDIKWRNGNLDQAMLHPERDERRIIRLGKRSRTLPLKAGTPVTLTSRDFA
- a CDS encoding NPCBM/NEW2 domain-containing protein; its protein translation is MTLRRFLLPLAILCAGTSLSAQTPNPLAPSGHWTAYQGGSATLPPMGWNSWNAFFTEIDEEKLLGSAQRIIDTGLAKKGYRYINIDDGWWLKRRASDDRLMIRADKFPSSLTVKGDPSFRPLTDKLHSMGFKAGIYSDLGRNSCSQAYSTGPAQLPEGTVAEREVGLYGHSDQDIRLFFADWGFDAIKVDGCGIRAFTPDFERVRDGQYRPLTPLIDQASITRSNIPAVKALFADINQSLARHNPDGDYMLSLCIWGSANVRSWGKDVGNISRTSDDISPNWNRMLTNYDSAVRRALYAHPGSWNDPDMLFIGAGDFDARHLTEARSHFALWAMMNAPLLIGADLRKTPQPLIDIFGNASLIAINQDPAGNQAVLAFDSNELQILVKTLANGDKAVALFNRGMAPVDAVLTSDHLKFRANHAIALSDLWTGAKSDFTRETTLRVEPRQTLIFRASGERALADGLYLSEQPGNVNPAVDGVVEPQPDPTIYRSIPGWRSTRGIGERPMYAGWGGAMADATPYDQPLFIGGKAFASGIGVLANSRLEVRNKGFARFTASVGVDDSALDGSQQVRFFLYGDGKPLASTMSLRRGDAPQSLAADVKGIALIELVARADGAQGNAVPVTWGDAALRR
- a CDS encoding alpha-L-arabinofuranosidase C-terminal domain-containing protein, which codes for MRRVHLLQAGCCLALVAASVGAGQAQAIRATIDTSRISAAVTPYEYGMFIEPIGGLVNRTLWAEMLDDRKFYYPICAEGKDEKVPDTVEGRPAAQFRKWRPIGGEDAIVMDGDDPFVGTHSPKVAVLGDSPRGFSQGGMGVVAGKAYVGRIFLSGDSGAKVQVALVWGDGPQDRQVVRLPAPGAKWTELPFRFTAGKASSDARLEVTGTGSEHFRVGAVSLMPADNINGWRADVTAIAKSLNSGFWRLPGGNFLSNWDWHQALGPRDKRVPMFDHAWSAMQTNDIGMDEWMDLTRILGVEPYVTVNAGLGDANSAAEEVEYLNGAPTSEWGAKRAANGHRAPYGVKWWNIGNEPYGWWQIGKTSLDYYLMKHKNFAVAMRAKDPGITLIASGAMPDQLHPRDVKENPSLGSIQHKFGTEEDWTGGFFAKAMGTFDGITEHYYDRGEERPNAPADEELIEFARSPSNNVRMKAEEWNIYRQRFPAIREANGGKGIFLSMDEYAYMAKDGATLKSALAYSMVIQEMLRHTDFLTMAAFTTGTSTMDISATDAVMNTTGLVFKLYGEHFGAGTVPVGLEGNVRQPDPKHVVGSAHPQVKAGSATWPLDMIAGLSPDGRYLRIGVVNATFKSQSVAIDMPHVRTRGQGKVWRITAKSLSAANKVGAKPGVTITEAAAPAMNGRLTVPPMSTSIFEYPIDGAQGGR